A region of Nakaseomyces glabratus chromosome M, complete sequence DNA encodes the following proteins:
- the RTG3 gene encoding Rtg3p (CAGL0M09405g~Ortholog(s) have RNA polymerase II transcription factor activity, sequence-specific DNA binding, RNA polymerase II transcription factor binding, sequence-specific DNA binding, transcription regulatory region DNA binding activity) → MEINNEDHELLAEIMGHGGDGSELFGNDADVFLRNGSGSGETQAGNADGLALYPQATPAHRHEQMAMMNHGNSEMHSFLDDMFTNSSLGHGQPVTESNLTKNMMGNHYEQNLESDIASSLYNSRHPSVSMEHGTAGHPEMLFHQNDNSISSFSESFYGSSLDSSISEVSSINSFMSGNSFPAPLPHQIDENSILVNNNMSPSGFRDSIRPGSFLSTSLRAPSSMSRQMRNPSYNDSGIPMTVGSVPKNATSHMTPDEKLKRKREFHNAVERRRRELIKQKIKELSKLVPPSLLNYDADGNQIKSNRGTILDKSVEYLEYLLYVIDIQKRKREALQEKIAQLSSLSSRTTDDLGMGPRKMTNLPQRISSQATLKANTFNEEKIIDTRGIPDTRGISASQAHTDNPLEDFNHNHVDFNATHTDFNNNINDDLQQFLSGDLMEAEDNAKLMFNP, encoded by the coding sequence ATGGAGATTAACAATGAGGACCACGAGCTGCTAGCGGAGATTATGGGCCATGGAGGTGATGGTTCTGAGTTGTTTGGCAACGATGCTGATGTGTTTCTGCGAAATGGCTCTGGGTCTGGTGAGACACAAGCAGGGAATGCTGATGGACTGGCGTTGTATCCGCAGGCTACACCTGCACACCGCCATGAGCAGATGGCTATGATGAATCATGGGAACAGCGAGATGCACTCCTTCCTGGACGATATGTTTACGAATTCTAGTTTGGGCCATGGACAGCCTGTTACTGAGTCAAATCTGACCAAGAACATGATGGGTAACCACTACGAACAAAATTTGGAAAGCGACATTGCATCATCTTTGTACAATAGCAGACACCCCAGTGTGAGTATGGAGCACGGCACAGCGGGACACCCAGAAATGCTGTTCCACCAAAACGACAACAGTATATCGAGTTTCTCGGAGTCGTTCTACGGGTCTTCTCTGGACTCTAGCATTTCTGAAGTATCCTCGATTAACAGTTTTATGTCTGGGAACTCGTTTCCTGCTCCTTTGCCACACCAGATAGATGAAAACTCTATACTTGTGAACAATAACATGTCCCCCTCGGGGTTTCGTGACAGCATAAGACCGGGGAGCTTTTTGTCGACTTCACTGCGGGCCCCAAGTTCTATGTCCCGCCAGATGCGCAACCCGTCATATAATGACTCAGGCATACCTATGACTGTTGGCAGTGTGCCGAAGAATGCAACTTCGCATATGACTCCTGATGAGAAATTGAAACGTAAGAGGGAGTTTCATAACGCAGTAGAGcgcagaagaagagaactaataaaacaaaagataAAAGAACTCTCAAAGCTAGTACCACCTTCGTTGTTGAACTATGACGCCGACGGTAATCAAATCAAGTCTAATAGGGGAACAATCCTGGATAAGAGTGTAGAGTACCTAGAATACTTACTATACGTTATAGATATTCAGAAGAGGAAACGGGAAGCATTACAGGAGAAAATTGCCCAATTATCGAGCTTAAGCAGTAGAACAACTGACGATCTGGGTATGGGACCACGCAAAATGACTAATTTACCCCAGAGGATATCTTCACAAGCTACACTTAAGGCAAACACATTCAATGAAGAGAAGATAATTGACACTAGAGGGATCCCTGATACAAGAGGGATTTCAGCATCACAGGCTCATACAGATAACCCATTGGAGGATTTCAACCATAACCATGTCGACTTTAATGCCACCCACACAGatttcaataataatattaacgATGACTTACAGCAGTTCCTGTCAGGGGACTTAATGGAAGCAGAAGACAACGCAAAGCTAATGTTCAACCCGTAA
- the SEA4 gene encoding Sea4p (CAGL0M09383g~Ortholog(s) have role in positive regulation of TORC1 signaling and Seh1-associated complex, cytosol, extrinsic component of fungal-type vacuolar membrane localization): protein MALIKKAFNWSYDEFLDYLSVNPTRDEVTHYKVNPDLEGDDSIMKMLTVKDFGSITCLDYSEAEVGLTAVGEKNGYMRLFNIINAEDDGEEHFNLGARAKQQRTINAVGINTNGLIAIGLDRNRHDPSLQIWDINYQSTESDIINPTFSYCTNESIVSLKFLNDTNILTSSTKFLKEIDVRSPNSIYQHPTRLTYDIKLNPFNDWQFSTYGDDGTLAIWDRRRLVSNVSNGNLTLTTPLLTFEKLVGAGSASRKYMNSCFRWSPIRDKEFSTLYHGDTIKIWRLGSYVNSEVSEDYESFFVSTVHDIETPYDRVATFDYISKNNKDASFLCMRQSGTVYRMSIDQNYTNSKFNNRNTLLLSNSNGPDIEEIAVAQDKPKSALENLGAIHKNLSFEDLDLRDDYGKSEDDTNDDYEDEDVDDDNHSNVTEHTEGNESKHLLQEGEGNNLYWKAEKLLQEDISVIMRKRAQLGYGLDPMTTVEIVDRSRALQNYSYIRNTWRWIAIAKTSDVDGTMVSGDLDLGYEGILGIWNGLNGISNQNRHSEDVIISDKQLIREMDKIIRLRKKNKDINSYHGAIAKFADSPKFIQRKLCLIISGWDLSPSDYQEKYDIIIKNGNYEKAAAWAMFFGDIPKAIEILGSAKKERLRLIATAISGYLVYKDQPGNNAWRQQCRKMSNDLDDPYLRVIFAFIADNDWCDILYEPAISLRERLGVALRFLNDSDLTRFLERTSSIVINNGELEGLILTGITPIGIDLLQSYVMKTSDIQSAALIAVYGCPRYFRDQRVDEWIDTYRTMLNSWQLFSMRAKFDVLRAKLSKTSAGNVTVNVTPRQLYIQCLSCKKNINKPISAEASAAKNKYTHKLSHDKEERSVNHSYFCPHCGAPFPRCAICLMPLGTSNLPFVINGIKGNDQDAHTEVHSTEHSDTAEPQETNVYKRKLKLNEWFSFCLTCKHGMHAGHADEWFERHTICPTPGCTCQCNR, encoded by the coding sequence ATGGCATTGATCAAAAAGGCGTTCAATTGGTCCTATGATGAGTTTCTCGACTATTTGTCAGTGAATCCAACAAGAGATGAGGTGACGCATTACAAGGTGAATCCTGACCTAGAAGGAGATGATTCCATAATGAAGATGCTCACAGTGAAGGATTTTGGAAGTATTACCTGTCTGGATTATTCTGAAGCAGAAGTTGGTCTTACTGCTGTTGGTGAAAAGAATGGTTACATGAGAttattcaatatcatcaatgcTGAGGATGACGGTGAAGAGCATTTCAACCTTGGTGCCAGAGCCAAACAACAGCGTACTATAAATGCAGTGGGAATTAATACCAATGGGCTCATAGCGATTGGTCTGGATCGTAACAGACATGATCCGTCCTTGCAGATTTGGGATATCAACTACCAAAGCACAGAATCTGACATTATCAACCCAACATTTTCCTATTGCACCAACGAAAGTATTGTATCACTAAAATTCTTGAATGATACCAATATATTGACCTCAAGCACAAAATTTCTCAAGGAGATTGACGTCAGATCTCCCAATTCAATCTACCAACACCCAACGAGACTAACATACGATATCAAGCTTAACCCTTTTAATGATTGGCAGTTTAGTACATATGGTGATGATGGAACTTTAGCAATTTGGGATAGAAGGAGACTGGTGAGTAATGTCTCTAATGGTAACTTAACATTGACGACACCTTTACTTACTTTTGAGAAACTGGTTGGTGCAGGATCAGCCTCTAGGAAGTATATGAATTCCTGTTTCAGATGGTCCCCTATCAGAGATAAAGAATTCTCCACCCTGTATCATGGAGACACTATTAAAATATGGAGACTGGGTTCTTACGTCAATTCCGAAGTCTCTGAAGATTACGAGAGTTTTTTTGTATCAACAGTTCATGATATTGAAACGCCTTATGATAGAGTTGCTACTTTCGATTATATCTCTAAAAACAACAAGGATGCAAGTTTTCTGTGTATGAGGCAGTCAGGTACGGTTTATAGAATGTCGATAGACCAGAACTATACCAACTCTAAATTCAATAATAGGAACACTCTCCTATTATCTAATTCAAACGGGCCTGATATCGAGGAGATTGCTGTGGCTCAAGATAAACCTAAGTCAGCACTTGAGAATTTAGGTGCAATACATAAGAATCTATCATTCGAGGATCTTGATTTAAGAGATGATTATGGGAAATCTGAAGATGATACTAATGACGACTACGAAGATGAGGATGTTGACGATGATAATCATAGTAATGTTACTGAACACACAGAGGGAAATGAAAGCAAGCATTTATTACAAGAAGGTGAAGGTAATAATTTATACTGGAAAGCTGAAAAGTtacttcaagaagatattaGTGTGATTATGAGAAAGAGAGCACAACTAGGATATGGACTTGACCCCATGACAACTGTCGAGATTGTAGATAGGTCGAGGGCTCTTCAGAACTATTCATATATAAGAAATACTTGGAGATGGATAGCCATAGCTAAGACCTCAGATGTCGACGGTACAATGGTATCAGGTGACTTGGATTTGGGATATGAGGGTATCTTAGGTATATGGAATGGTCTAAACGGTATTTCCAATCAAAACCGGCATAGTGAGGATGTTATAATTAGCGATAAACAACTGATACGAGAGATGGATAAAATCATCAGActgagaaagaaaaataaagatattaaCAGCTATCATGGGGCCATTGCAAAATTTGCAGACTCACCAAAGTTTATTCAACGGAAGCTGTGTCTCATTATATCAGGATGGGATTTATCACCATCAGACTATCAggaaaaatatgatataaTTATTAAGAATGGTAACTATGAGAAGGCTGCTGCGTGGGCAATGTTCTTTGGTGATATTCCCAAAGCGATAGAAATCCTGGGTTCTGCTAAGAAGGAAAGATTAAGACTTATTGCTACGGCAATCTCTGGCTACCTAGTCTACAAAGATCAACCAGGAAACAATGCCTGGAGACAGCAATGCAGAAAAATGTCTAATGATCTTGACGATCCCTACCTGCGAGTAATATTTGCATTCATTGCGGATAATGACTGGTGCGATATATTATATGAGCCTGCCATCTCATTGCGTGAAAGATTGGGAGTTGCATTAAGGTTTTTAAACGACAGTGATCTGACCAGATTCTTGGAAAGAACTTCATCTATTGTGATCAATAATGGTGAATTAGAAGGACTGATATTGACAGGTATAACTCCGATAGGTATAGATTTGTTGCAGTCATACGTTATGAAGACCAGTGATATACAAAGCGCTGCTCTAATTGCAGTATACGGATGTCCGCGTTATTTCCGCGATCAAAGAGTAGATGAATGGATCGATACCTATAGGACCATGTTGAACTCGTGGCAACTATTCTCTATGAGGGCTAAATTTGATGTACTCAGAGCCAAATTATCAAAGACTAGCGCAGGAAATGTCACTGTTAATGTCACACCTAGGCAACTATACATTCAATGTTTAAGTTGTAAGAAGAACATCAACAAGCCCATAAGTGCCGAAGCATCAGCAGCCAAGAACAAGTACACACATAAATTATCGCATGATAAAGAGGAACGTAGCGTCAACCACAGTTATTTCTGTCCACATTGCGGTGCACCGTTCCCCAGATGTGCCATATGTCTGATGCCATTAGGTACGTCTAACTTGCCGTTTGTGATAAACGG
- the SFT2 gene encoding Sft2p (CAGL0M09427g~Ortholog(s) have role in retrograde transport, endosome to Golgi and Golgi membrane, Golgi trans cisterna, fungal-type vacuole membrane localization), with protein MTDNNDQVNLLRDSLSRWNQGRAQQSQGFNESAKTLFSSWADSINERAQDVYSRLPVSRQDLIQDEEPAWFNLSRTERLILFVCFILGSAACFTLCVFLFPVLAIKPRKFGILWSVGSLLFVLAFGIFQGPVAYIKHLTSRERLPFTVFFFGTCALTIYFAAFMKSTILTIPCAVLELIAVLYYAISYFPFGGTGLRMLSSFGINTARGALHI; from the coding sequence ATGACTGATAACAACGATCAGGTCAATTTGCTTAGGGACTCGCTGAGCAGGTGGAACCAAGGCCGGGCACAGCAATCGCAAGGGTTCAACGAGTCCGCAAAGACACTGTTCTCCTCATGGGCAGATTCTATCAATGAAAGGGCTCAAGACGTCTATTCCAGGCTGCCTGTTTCCAGACAAGACCTTATTCAGGATGAGGAGCCTGCTTGGTTTAACTTGTCACGCACAGAGAGGTTGATCTTGTTTGTGTGTTTCATATTGGGTTCCGCTGCATGTTTCACACTATGTGTGTTCCTGTTCCCGGTATTGGCCATCAAGCCTAGGAAGTTTGGTATACTTTGGTCTGTTGGCTCATTGCTTTTTGTGTTAGCCTTTGGTATATTCCAAGGACCTGTTGCATATATCAAGCATTTAACCTCTAGGGAGAGACTCCCTTTTACTGTGTTCTTCTTTGGTACTTGCGCATTGACCATCTACTTTGCTGCCTTCATGAAAAGCACTATACTCACCATCCCATGTGCTGTGCTAGAGCTTATTGCTGTGTTATATTACGCTATATCATATTTCCCATTTGGCGGCACTGGTCTCAGAATGCTCAGCTCATTCGGTATTAACACGGCTAGAGGCGCGCTACATATATGA
- the CVM1 gene encoding Cvm1p (CAGL0M09493g~Ortholog(s) have fungal-type vacuole membrane localization): MNGENSWWSRNGENRVSDGGDQVGDERWYQSVWNKLPQLRRPNMEVNITAATQYSHLNAEQIQYLENDALEKIRARSNTWCWFQDMNALASAGAAGVVSVAGTGSSILPLPLPAYPGDTFPGHQLYVKNSLLLPESPLEIYHREPLRTQISNAFKEHYNFPNEKHLYLRRPEQTGIVDQKVVVISIVGHLPDKYEKITLGKQPSAYYLTQRFLKTLEHVNPGTVVTFSIEADIDTQPMETAFQSLVKVFNNWKFRLKDASAIYIQSVYHSVPIAIKLAKHLMLNHIDYGFTDKTSIGLLGLESCIEGYRFWDHSIDISSSTEQEIDKLQQAKEKQLYQGCTKQQQTILAQIKEYCDLESEESQNMQNDLDWVLYNWGPARVTLVGKLYDNFMTLSQKLAIDYRHSKIMRSLWCNGSYLGLDPKLPEKISVPNSHLKTIKFDCNVQIPEERLFEVSLLMIVVLALNLGYTSGTSLAKLIGPYFISRSYNSNTVPPNIRKQQTYDNKIWLQEMEEKWKDLNIRESYMDELPKHVSSTHSFLEFSYFQAQRSPDLLQIKSDIYDDDSVYKLFLENTMLTRNPRYKKHLQLHKDEYMPSSIFDRANQYDLVWKFHEFLSNFVTARNLPRQNFPPLISFSISLDYSFWKYMYPESNSFNRDTTESRKKLVQLWECYNSWDPPTRGLQKLRNILSVLSIYKEPSKFIEDIQRTL; the protein is encoded by the coding sequence ATGAATGGTGAGAACAGTTGGTGGTCCAGGAACGGGGAGAATCGGGTTAGTGACGGTGGAGATCAGGTTGGCGATGAGCGATGGTATCAAAGCGTCTGGAACAAGTTACCGCAGTTAAGACGGCCTAATATGGAGGTTAACATTACCGCAGCAACTCAGTACTCTCATTTGAACGCAGAGCAGATTCAGTATTTGGAGAACGATGCGTTGGAGAAGATCAGGGCTCGGTCCAATACGTGGTGCTGGTTTCAGGATATGAATGCACTGGCAAGCGCAGGCGCTGCTGGTGTAGTGAGTGTTGCTGGTACGGGCTCTAGCATATTGCCTCTTCCACTGCCGGCATATCCTGGTGATACTTTCCCTGGGCATCAGCTTTACGTCAAGAACTCGCTGTTACTCCCTGAGTCACCATTGGAGATATATCACAGGGAGCCATTAAGGACACAGATAAGTAATGCATTCAAGGAGCATTATAATTTTCCCAATGAGAAGCATTTATACTTGAGGAGACCTGAACAAACTGGAATTGTCGACCAAAAAGTTGTAGTGATCTCTATTGTTGGTCATTTACCTGATAAGTACGAGAAGATTACGCTGGGAAAACAACCTTCCGCTTACTACTTAACGCAAAGGTTTCTCAAGACTTTAGAACATGTCAACCCCGGTACTGTTGTGACATTTTCCATTGAAGCTGATATAGATACCCAGCCCATGGAGACGGCATTTCAATCCCTAGTGAAGGTATTCAACAATTGGAAATTCAGATTAAAAGACGCTAGCGCAATATACATCCAAAGTGTGTATCACAGCGTTCCAATAGCTATCAAACTGGCAAAACACTTGATGTTGAATCATATTGACTATGGTTTCACAGATAAGACCAGCATTGGTTTGCTTGGGCTAGAGTCATGCATTGAGGGTTACAGATTTTGGGACCATAGTATAGACATCAGTAGCAGCACTGAGCAAGAGATAGACAAGCTGCAACAAGCCAAGGAAAAACAACTATATCAGGGTTGTAcgaaacaacaacaaacgATATTGGCGCAAATCAAAGAATACTGTGATCTTGAATCGGAGGAGTCCCAGAATATGCAGAATGATCTGGATTGGGTCTTATACAATTGGGGACCCGCGAGAGTTACATTAGTGGGCAAACTATATGATAATTTCATGACGCTGTCTCAAAAGCTGGCCATTGACTACAGGCATTCCAAAATAATGAGATCGCTTTGGTGTAACGGTAGTTACTTGGGATTAGATCCCAAATTACCTGAGAAAATAAGTGTTCCGAATAGCCACTTGAAGACCATCAAGTTTGATTGCAATGTTCAAATTCCTGAAGAAAGGTTATTTGAAGTATCTTTGTTGATGATTGTTGTCCTAGCTCTGAATCTGGGTTACACAAGTGGCACGTCTCTGGCGAAATTGATTGGTCCCTATTTTATCTCTAGGTCTTACAACTCCAATACTGTACCCCCAAATATACGTAAGCAACAAACCTATGATAACAAGATATGGTTACAGGAGATGGAAGAGAAATGGAAGGATTTAAACATCCGAGAGAGCTACATGGACGAGTTACCAAAGCATGTTTCATCGACACATTCCTTCTTAGAGTTTTCATATTTCCAAGCACAAAGGTCCCCTGACCTTCTACAGATCAAGTCCGATATATATGACGATGATTCGGTTTACAAGTTGTTTCTTGAGAACACTATGCTAACCAGAAACCCTCGGTACAAGAAGCATTTACAATTGCACAAGGATGAGTACATGCCCTCGAGTATATTTGACCGGGCCAACCAATACGATCTGGTGTGGAAATTCCACGAGTTTCTCTCTAACTTCGTCACTGCTAGAAACTTGCCTCGCCAGAACTTCCCACCGTTGATCTCCTTCTCCATATCCTTAGACTACTCGTTTTGGAAGTACATGTACCCAGAGAGCAATTCTTTCAACCGAGACACCACTGAATCCCGAAAGAAGCTAGTCCAATTATGGGAGTGTTACAACAGTTGGGACCCACCGACTAGAGGCTTACAGAAGCTGAGAAACATTCTGAGCGTGTTGTCCATCTACAAGGAACCTTCCAAGTTCATCGAGGATATCCAAAGAACTCTGTAA
- the ATG16 gene encoding Atg16p (CAGL0M09471g~Ortholog(s) have Atg8 ligase activity, protein binding, bridging activity), which yields MLAERDTLEKNYCELFEVPVDGRSNDGDAMLLQEALRGKDNEIRMLEERLAVSSKNVERLNDELLGANLEANVLGQKLQDLQQEHDKLLERWMQRVRVEVDKMNAQLE from the coding sequence ATGCTTGCGGAGCGGGATACGCTGGAGAAGAACTACTGCGAGCTTTTTGAAGTACCAGTAGATGGTAGATCTAATGATGGTGATGCTATGTTGTTGCAAGAGGCATTGCGTGGCaaagataatgaaatcCGGATGTTGGAGGAGCGGTTGGCCGTGAGCAGCAAGAACGTCGAACGGCTGAACGACGAGCTTTTAGGCGCTAATTTGGAGGCCAATGTGCTGGGTCAGAAGCTGCAGGATCTACAACAGGAGCACGACAAGCTGTTGGAGAGGTGGATGCAACGTGTGCGTGTCGAAGTTGACAAGATGAACGCGCAATTGGAGTAA
- the ECM21 gene encoding Ecm21p (CAGL0M09449g~Ortholog(s) have ubiquitin protein ligase binding activity, role in ubiquitin-dependent endocytosis and cytosol localization): protein MVSSSSSRRRSSTIKSALSSLLHGHSNGSGHHGKDSAYARRHSTNSISANGSDTSVRSKLSSHGTGSAANARVPSRTPNKSSTMPDVQSNSTGHLNDTMRNTRYDSTRYSRSFATDDENAIEFDDQNTSLNSDPSGLTPLPESFNKEYLAEYLHNRGFLNPKSVETRENFSIGIATSGDVIFLPTVSSNDDEYLARLNGVGSGESNMELDQGAMDDELTGDDFVIQDGVLQRQQQNQGHSATDNSSSTAVASPSGTQSDVPDSGAYQNRSLEFDASMVSFSVAVILSVKSPIKLTDLKVELSSRVRIYWHAGVPPTKTFFEEFYQAGYVNWNLNDTNYDVFVPTTVSSNTQIVERHNNTPTKIFRNKPISERYYTDKSKLKRQYLDSLLDCEGHLLEAGDYVYLLPVIFSNHIPESTYLPSARISYKLKIGTRAIGSSIKRAGSTGSSLSIGQQNQPISSHSSTSSLSSLRDMDHEGKANSSASPHKGLSGNLLKKVKNHLHLPHNQVKPGEIEESRELYTEYPIKVIRTPPPISISTANKPIYINRVWSDSLSYEISFASKYVSLNSRVPIKIKLAPIAKNICVKRVRVSITEKITFVSKNLEYEYDQVDPVAKDPYNPYYLDFTSKRRKERNLALLEVRTKPKGSRALREEIVENCVNDNLLSFGEIKEPGKADSIPLVEPVSIETRLDFPSYMDLDKRHAKNIPPYGIDVYTAIANPEEQQSTSHHKSSVIGILTGIKNSTDSGSSPSKANSDKNTNNSSSAETESAARRQTVSRFHQTSIKANSHPNVKFHTRLNKCKRGLYLDSLHYTNVHARHKLEVMLRISKPDPENPSKLRHYEVLIDTPVFLVSDQCNTGNMELPTYDMATTVTSTDLTPIPNATNLAPPPTFEEAISVPASPFQSPAASPIGSPVMSPSYDPELLSIQQLNLSRSTSFSGPSVHLENTNTGTGGSSVGGISLLQPGSSHRPSISAEASSGRYSNLDRLMFASSQTSPPPPLPMDIMQGRRASDAAAVSSSYTNPEQSPRIPIIVETNPFFKKDYTLTPRSNEPEADDNSTTPGQLPSKDPPTYEEAVS, encoded by the coding sequence ATGGTAAGTAGCAGTTCATCGAGGAGACGAAGTTCCACTATCAAGAGTGCTCTATCGTCGCTGCTTCATGGACACAGCAACGGGTCTGGTCACCATGGCAAGGACAGTGCCTACGCGCGTAGACACAGTACAAACTCGATATCAGCAAACGGAAGTGATACTAGTGTTAGAAGCAAACTAAGTAGTCATGGTACTGGGTCGGCTGCTAATGCGAGAGTTCCTTCAAGAACACCAAATAAGAGTTCGACAATGCCTGATGTTCAGTCGAACTCCACAGGGCATTTGAATGATACAATGAGGAATACAAGGTATGATTCTACCCGCTATAGTCGGTCTTTTGCtactgatgatgaaaatgcCATAGAATTTGATGACCAAAATACTTCTCTTAACTCGGATCCTTCTGGGCTCACCCCGTTGCCAGAATCATTCAATAAAGAGTACCTGGCAGAATATCTACATAACAGAGGGTTTCTGAATCCAAAATCAGTAGAAACAAGGGAAAACTTTAGCATAGGAATTGCCACTAGTGGGgatgttatatttttaccAACAGTTTCATccaatgatgatgaataCTTGGCAAGACTTAATGGTGTGGGATCGGGCGAATCAAATATGGAGCTTGACCAAGGGGCCATGGATGACGAATTAACTGGTGATGATTTTGTTATCCAAGATGGAGTTCTCCAGCGACAACAGCAAAACCAAGGTCACTCTGCAACAGACAATTCATCTTCAACTGCAGTAGCCTCTCCATCTGGCACACAATCTGATGTACCGGATTCTGGTGCCTATCAAAACAGGTCATTAGAATTTGATGCTTCAATGGTGTCTTTTAGCGTTGCTGTTATATTATCAGTTAAATCACCCATCAAGCTGACCGATTTGAAAGTTGAATTATCTTCAAGGGTGAGGATATATTGGCATGCTGGTGTACCTCCAACCAAAACTTTCTTTGAGGAATTCTATCAAGCTGGTTATGTAAACTGGAATTTAAACGATACGAATTATGACGTTTTTGTACCAACGACGGTATCGTCAAATACTCAAATTGTAGAGAGACATAACAATACGCCCACCAAAATATTCAGAAATAAACCAATAAGTGAGAGATATTATACTGATAAGAGCAAACTAAAAAGGCAATACCTGGACTCATTGCTTGATTGTGAGGGACACTTGCTTGAAGCTGGTGACTATGTCTATCTGTTACCCGTTATCTTTTCCAATCATATTCCAGAATCCACATATTTGCCATCTGCAAGAATTAGTTATAAGCTCAAAATCGGTACAAGAGCAATCGGTAGTTCAATAAAAAGGGCTGGGTCAACTGGCAGTTCTTTATCTATTGGCCAACAAAATCAACCAATAAGTTCCCATTcatcaacttcatctttATCATCCCTTAGAGATATGGATCATGAAGGAAAGGCCAATTCAAGTGCTTCACCTCATAAAGGTTTGAGTGGAAACCTTTTGAAAAAGGTTAAAAATCATTTACATTTACCGCATAATCAAGTAAAGCCCGgagaaattgaagagtCAAGAGAGCTGTACACAGAATACCCCATAAAAGTCATAAGAACACCACCCCCAATTTCCATATCAACTGCGAACAAGCCAATTTATATTAACAGAGTTTGGTCTGATTCTCTTTCTTatgaaatttcatttgCATCAAAATATGTGTCCTTGAACAGTCGCGTACCTATTAAAATTAAACTAGCACCCATTGCCAAGAATATTTGTGTGAAAAGAGTAAGAGTAAGTATCactgaaaaaataactttTGTTAGTAAGAATCTGGAATACGAATATGATCAAGTAGATCCTGTTGCAAAGGATCCATACAATCCATATTATTTAGACTTCACTTCAAAAAGACGTAAAGAACGGAACTTGGCTTTGCTTGAGGTTAGGACTAAACCAAAAGGTTCCAGAGCATtaagagaagaaattgttgaaaacTGTGTTAATGACAATCTCTTATCATTTGGTGAAATTAAGGAACCAGGTAAGGCTGACTCGATACCTCTAGTTGAACCTGTATCCATAGAGACAAGATTAGATTTCCCTAGCTACATGGACTTGGATAAGAGACATGCTAAGAATATCCCGCCTTATGGTATCGATGTTTATACAGCAATTGCTAATCCTGAAGAGCAACAAAGCACTTCTCATCATAAATCTAGTGTTATTGGAATACTTACTGGAATTAAGAACTCTACAGACTCAGGCTCATCGCCAAGTAAGGCCAATTCTGACAAAAATACGAATAATTCATCATCTGCAGAAACTGAAAGTGCTGCCAGAAGGCAAACTGTTTCGAGATTCCACCAAACTTCCATTAAAGCAAACTCTCATCCAAATGTGAAATTCCATACAAGATTAAACAAGTGTAAGCGTGGTTTATACCTGGATAGTTTACATTATACTAATGTACATGCCAGACATAAACTTGAAGTGATGCTAAGAATCAGTAAACCTGATCCTGAGAACCCCTCTAAATTAAGACATTACGAGGTTTTGATTGATACGCCAGTATTTTTGGTCTCTGATCAATGTAACACAGGTAATATGGAACTTCCTACCTATGACATGGCTACGACTGTTACTTCGACAGATTTAACACCAATTCCAAATGCAACAAATTTAGCACCCCCACcaacttttgaagaagcGATATCGGTGCCAGCTTCTCCATTCCAATCACCAGCTGCGTCCCCAATTGGATCACCAGTTATGTCACCTTCATATGATCCCGAACTTTTATCTATACAGCAACTAAACTTATCAAGAAGCACGTCATTTAGTGGACCTTCTGTGCATCTTGAGAACACAAACACGGGCACTGGTGGTTCGAGTGTGGGTGGTATTTCTTTACTTCAACCAGGTTCGTCGCATAGACCTTCTATATCTGCTGAGGCAAGTAGTGGAAGGTACAGCAATTTAGATAGACTAATGTTTGCAAGCAGCCAAACATCTCCACCCCCACCTTTGCCAATGGATATTATGCAAGGTAGAAGAGCCAGTGATGCCGCTGCAGTGTCCTCGTCATACACCAACCCAGAACAAAGTCCAAGGATTCCTATTATAGTTGAAACGAACCCGTTCTTTAAAAAAGATTACACATTGACTCCACGGTCAAACGAACCAGAGGCTGATGATAATAGCACCACACCTGGCCAATTACCAAGCAAGGATCCGCCGACTTACGAAGAAGCCGTTTCATAG